The following are from one region of the Populus trichocarpa isolate Nisqually-1 chromosome 8, P.trichocarpa_v4.1, whole genome shotgun sequence genome:
- the LOC7467483 gene encoding uncharacterized protein C24B11.05, translating into MDHCSKTSCNSSSPFDCLLFDLDDTLYSSKLGIAEALRKNIDDFLVERCGFSEEKAPSIRVELFKTYGSSLAGLRALGYGIDADDYHSFVHGRLPYDLIKPDSQLLNLLRSITQRKIIFTNSDRNHAIMALKRLGIEDCFDQIICFETMNPNLSKSSSPDEFPVLLKPSMDAMKIALRVADVDLRRTLFLDDNVRNVAAGKALGLRTALVGKTVKSKEADYVLEHIHNLAQVIPEIWARGTDSGDQRISRTRSEMDAVLTATTVGA; encoded by the exons ATGGATCATTGCAGCAAAACTTCTTGCAATTCAAGCTCTCCTTTTGATTGCCTCCTTTTTG ATTTGGATGACACCTTGTATTCTTCTAAGCTTGGAATAGCAGAAGCTCtgagaaaaaacattgatg ACTTTCTTGTTGAGAGATGTGGGTTTTCAGAGGAAAAAGCTCCGAGTATCCGAGTTGAGCTCTTCAAGACCTACGGCAGCTCTCTTGCCGGTTTGCGA GCACTAGGATATGGTATTGATGCTGATGATTATCACAG TTTCGTGCACGGAAGATTGCCTTATGATTTGATCAAGCCAGATTCTCAACTACTTAACCTCTTGCGTAGCATCACTCAAAGGAAAATT ATTTTCACCAATTCAGATAGAAATCACGCGATCATGGCCCTAAAAAGGTTAGGGATAGAAGACTGTTTCGATCAGATCATATGTTTTGAGACTATGAATCCAAACCTGTCTAAATCGAGTAGTCCTGACGAGTTCCCTGTTCTACTTAAGCCTTCAATGGATGCCATGAAAATCGCTCTCCGTGTTGCAGATGTTGATCTTCGCCGTACG CTGTTTTTGGATGACAACGTGCGCAATGTAGCAGCTGGGAAAGCTTTGGGGCTCCGTACTGCTCTG GTTGGAAAAACCGTGAAGAGCAAAGAAGCAGATTACGTGTTAGAGCATATCCACAACCTGGCTCAGGTAATTCCAGAAATTTGGGCGAGAGGAACGGATAGTGGTGATCAGAGGATCAGCCGCACCAGGAGTGAAATGGACGCCGTTCTCACAGCTACAACCGTCGGAGCCTAG